Proteins from one Candida orthopsilosis Co 90-125, chromosome 2 draft sequence genomic window:
- a CDS encoding Arp7 protein (S. cerevisiae homolog ARP7 has DNA-dependent ATPase activity and has role in nucleosome mobilization, ATP-dependent chromatin remodeling, RNA elongation from polymerase II promoter, nucleosome disassembly), whose amino-acid sequence MAYTAPAVVIDNGSYTTKAGFASDDLPSLVFNSNYIVDNVTNDVIVGDDEMDNYSQSAVSTLLEDGLIYNFDNIVHNWRYVYNNIDNHNSINSNEFPLAMTEQSWNTMKAKVKTCQIVFEEFEVPLFSLIKNPLSQLYRCGKSTGLVIDVGSSVASVTPILDGVIQDKCTFHSKYAGDFLNLHILNYLEGKVQSVDELLPASFRTASESFKSYYMSTHVLQEYKNLSLNYQVSNLEVYDHKFLNVSDQRNYLENLFDPTLNKLPNINLPEPSLDVPSSQGLTNLVYMAIRGLEASLLPHGDDPSSQSQNRFARFMEIFKQILSNVLITGGTSLASELSDHVINDIKALMQKYFPTYPFSYHVQQIRPTQNNDNSDIWDKQFGSWLGACNLASMLNENDENSSSAKIALDNWFVSKADYEELGEDLILEKLK is encoded by the coding sequence ATGGCTTACACGGCTCCAGCAGTGGTAATAGACAATGGCTCTTACACAACCAAAGCAGGTTTTGCACTGGATGATCTACCTTCACTCGTTTTCAACTCAAATTATATAGTGGACAATGTTACCAACGATGTGATTGTGggagatgatgaaatggaCAATTATTCTCAGTCTGCAGTATCCACTTTGCTAGAAGATGGATtaatttacaattttgacaatattGTTCATAATTGGCGTTATgtttacaacaacattgaTAATCATAATCTGATAAATTCCAATGAATTTCCCTTGGCTATGACCGAACAATCTTGGAATACAATGAAGGCAAAGGTAAAAACGTGTCAAATTgtgtttgaagaatttgaagttCCATTGTTTAGTCTTATCAAAAACCCATTGAGTCAATTATACCGATGCGGAAAATCAACTGGTTTGGTTATTGATGTTGGATCGAGTGTTGCTAGTGTTACACCTATCTTGGATGGAGTAATACAAGACAAGTGCACATTCCATTCCAAATATGCTGGAGATTTTCTCAACTTGCACATTCTAAACTACTTGGAAGGAAAAGTACAGTCTGTTGACGAATTATTACCTGCTTCTTTTAGAACCGCCTCAGAGTCATTCAAGTCGTATTACATGTCAACCCATGTCTTACAGGAGTACAAAAACCTATCGCTAAACTATCAAGTGTCCAATCTTGAAGTTTATGATCacaagtttttgaatgtCAGTGACCAACGAaattatttggaaaatttatttGACCCCacattgaacaagttgCCAAATATAAACTTACCCGAACCTTCACTTGACGTACCTTCTTCCCAAGGATTAACCAATTTGGTATATATGGCCATTAGAGGTCTTGAAGCTTCTTTATTACCCCATGGCGATGACCCTAGCTCACAATCACAAAATCGGTTTGCCAGATTTATGGAGAtattcaaacaaatattATCCAATGTGTTAATTACTGGTGGTACATCTTTGGCTAGTGAGTTATCTGATCATGTGATCAATGATATTAAGGcattgatgcaaaaataCTTCCCAACCTATCCATTTTCATATCatgttcaacaaattagACCTACTCAGAACAATGATAATTCCGATATTTGGGATAAACAATTTGGAAGCTGGTTAGGTGCTTGTAACTTGGCAAGTATGTTGAATGAGAATGACGAGAATTCAAGTAGTGCAAAGATTGCTTTGGACAATTGGTTTGTATCCAAAGCCGATTATGAAGAGTTGGGAGAGGACTTGATACTCGAAAAGCTTAAGTGA
- a CDS encoding Ehd3 protein (S. cerevisiae homolog EHD3 has 3-hydroxyisobutyryl-CoA hydrolase activity and localizes mitochondrion) — protein MIRSFQLVKHIYKPQVASILSHLSLKQVRMSHLSANPTSGSAPDDAVVLHSTKNHARIITLNRVKKLNSLNTEMVNLITPDLLKYAKEPQNNVIILTTNSPKALCAGGDVAECANQIVKGNPGYGADFFDKEYNLDYIISTLPKPYISLMDGITFGGGVGLSVHAPFRVATEKTKLAMPEMDIGFFPDVGTTFFLPRLDDKFGYYTALTGAVLSGLDAYFSGFATHYVKSEKIPQLINRLANLQPPEIDDVSKISLVSGNTQYFQQVNDILNEFSEKRLPADYKFLLTEDELELNNKAFSQENINDVLDFFRKHSDSSSFAKKTLEKLLQKPRTSLAVGFELMNRGLQNSIKEQFTLEMVSATNIQKLPPKENDFAKGVIHKLVDKIKDPFFPQWNDPSIVTPKYVSDILTQTDETLKLLPNPPLIKEWFGLDYKDYPLNFGLPRNKEVGAYIAGTDGSNRTYLPTPAEVFKHFKSTTGDKLGIDLKIKQILDLHGETAKYDNKYVTWRK, from the coding sequence ATGATCAGgagttttcaattggtcAAGCACATTTACAAACCACAAGTAGCAAGCATTTTAAGTCACTTATCGCTTAAACAAGTAAGAATGTCTCATTTATCAGCAAACCCTACTTCTGGTTCAGCACCAGACGATGCAGTTGTCTTGCACTCGACCAAGAATCATGCAAGAATTATAACTTTGAACAGAGTCAAGAAGTTGAACTCATTGAACACAGAAATGGTCAACTTGATTACTCCAgacttgttgaaatacGCAAAGGAGCCTCAAAATAATGTCATTATCTTAACTACAAACTCCCCCAAGGCATTATGTGCTGGAGGTGATGTCGCCGAATGCGCcaatcaaattgtcaaaGGTAACCCTGGATACGGTGCTGACTTCTTTGACAAGGAATACAATCTTGATTACATTATCTCAACTTTACCAAAGCCATATATTTCCTTGATGGATGGAATTACATTTGGAGGTGGTGTAGGATTGTCTGTTCATGCTCCATTCCGTGTGGCCACTGAAAAGACGAAATTGGCTATGCCAGAAATGGATATTGGATTCTTTCCTGATGTCGGAACGACTTTCTTTTTGCCCAGATTGGATGACAAGTTTGGATACTACACTGCATTGACAGGTGCAGTATTATCTGGTTTAGATGCATACTTCTCAGGTTTTGCAACGCATTACGTCAAGTCTGAAAAAATTcctcaattgatcaacagGTTGGCCAATTTGCAACCAcctgaaattgatgatgtgtCGAAGATTTCGTTGGTGTCAGGAAACACTCAATATTTCCAACAAGTAAATGATATCTTGAACGAATTTAGTGAAAAGAGATTGCCAGCCGATTATAAGTTCTTATTGACTGAGGATGAACTtgaattgaacaacaagGCATTCTCACAAGAGAATATTAATGATGTTTTAGACTTCTTTAGAAAACACAGtgattcttcatcatttgctAAAAAAACattggaaaagttgttgcaaaagcCAAGAACTTCTTTAGCAGttggatttgaattgatgaacCGCGGCTTACAAAACTCTATTAAGGAACAATTTACTTTAGAAATGGTTTCAGCAACCAACATCCAAAAATTGCCACCAAAGGAGaatgattttgcaaaaggTGTTATTCACAAATTGGTTGACAAAATCAAGGACCCATTCTTCCCTCAATGGAATGACCCTAGTATCGTCACTCCGAAGTATGTTTCGGACATTCTCACGCAAACAGATGAGACACTCAAGTTATTGCCTAACCCACCTTTGATTAAAGAATGGTTTGGTTTGGATTACAAAGATTATCCTTTGAACTTCGGTTTACCAAGAAATAAAGAGGTTGGTGCTTACATTGCAGGTACAGATGGATCAAACAGGACCTATTTACCAACTCCTGCAGAGGTTTTTAAGCATTTCAAATCCACCACTGGCGATAAATTGGgtattgatttgaaaataaagcaaattttggatttgCATGGCGAAACCGCAAAATATGACAACAAGTATGTAACTTGGAGGAAATAA
- a CDS encoding Sec62 endoplasmic reticulum (ER) protein-translocation complex subunit — MSSPTPSTGQVQIQTSAQKSPAAINVANYLFQNPILKQRVGLLDNKNDLEFFRYKRFERALLSDDYKTKQQNPRNGLPPISNVEEVQKVFVLLIQNQMIIPIKKLHFSEVKAIKGWKPNREKPTLKRSEKAVVDPNFYYGWLYTKPNPYILLYSILAVVGIFTIILFPLWPNFMRRGVWYLSMAALGLIGLLFATAIVRFIIYVISLVAFPKPFWLFPNLFEDCGFFESFVPLYGWEEPKKKKSKKSKKSKTTAVDDNNEGNEKVEPILTSAEKNATGVKATENGSNGAKKSKRKVTLEEVADE, encoded by the coding sequence ATGTCTAGTCCAACACCTTCGACTGGCCAGGTCCAGATCCAAACTTCTGCTCAGAAGTCTCCGGCTGCTATCAATGTCGCAAACTATTTGTTCCAGAACCCAATTTTGAAGCAAAGAGTTGGATTATTGGACAACAAAAATGATCTAGAGTTTTTCAGATACAAGCGATTCGAAAGGGCACTTTTGAGTGATGATTATAAAACCAAGCAACAGAACCCAAGGAATGGACtaccaccaatttcaaatgtggAGGAAGTTCAAAAGGTatttgtgttgttgattcagAATCAAATGATAATACCAATAAAGAAATTACATTTTTCTGAAGTTAAAGCCATTAAAGGATGGAAACCAAACCGTGAGAAACCAACATTGAAGAGATCAGAAAAGGCTGTGGTTGATCCTAACTTCTATTACGGATGGTTATATACTAAACCTAACCCATACATTTTATTGTACAGTATTTTAGCAGTTGTTGGTATCTTTACCATCATATTGTTCCCCTTGTGGCCAAACTTTATGAGAAGAGGAGTATGGTACTTATCAATGGCGGCTTTGGGTTTGATTGGGTTGCTATTTGCCACTGCGATTGTAAGATTTATCATATACGTTATTTCATTAGTAGCGTTTCCTAAACCATTCTGGTTGTTTCCGAACTTGTTTGAAGATTGTGGATTTTTTGAGAGCTTTGTACCACTATATGGATGGGAAGAGCctaagaagaagaagtcaAAGAAgtcaaagaaatcaaaaacaacgGCAGTTGATGACAATAATGAAGGTAATGAAAAAGTGGAGCCTATTTTAACAAGTGCTGAGAAGAATGCTACTGGTGTTAAGGCAACTGAAAATGGGTCGAATGGTGCTAAAAAGAGCAAGAGAAAGGTTACTTTAGAGGAAGTGGCTGATGAGTAA